AAGATTGATATACAGAGAAAAGGGCGGTCAAGGCAGGGGATTTTTGCTACACAGTTGGCCCGCTTTCTCTTCTTTTGGAGGAGGGCGTGACAGCGACATTGTTAGACGAGCGAAAGGGACGGAAAGAAGGGGATGGAAAAGGAAGGGTAATCATATCATATGAGCAGAGAAAGAAGGGGAGAGGGAGCTGTTACCGTTTCGTGTTGGGGCCTTGTGATCTGCAAAAAGTTGCAGGCTTTCAGCAGGCGGGAgaacagacagacagacagacagacagaggAGCAATGGGGACAGGCAGGGGAATATTATTTAACCagacagaggaagaagaagaagcagaagaaaCATTACAGAGCATGCCCTGGTCTGACTCCCGGTTTGACTAAGATCTTCCCCACCATGAAATTTGATTATGCTAATTGTGGTCCCCATTAGTCTAATTAATTCGATTATCGTTGGGCCCGGCATTCGACAGCGTAAATTGTATCGCGTCAATCACTCATCAGAATTATCAAATATGTCCGGCATTCGAATTTGACAATGAAGAAGAATTCCACTGGTAGAAGAGTACAAATGTTTTCGAGCTTATGCCGTAGCAATACACTTCAAAAATGTGGGAAAATTCGGTTTCCTTGCGATCTCATCTAAACGGTCCACCAATATACATCGTACCAAAATTGTTATGGTCCGTTAATACAAGACACTGATACCCTGAAGCGCTCGAGAATTTTCCTTctaaaaactgtgctgggtCGGTTTTTGCATATCGAATTGACTCCCTTACCGTCTCGCGTTATGGATTGGATGCGCCATATGACGGTCGAGACTCGTCCGGTTGGTTTTTTCACTTATGATGTTCGGACTACCTTATGTGCTAAAAAAGATTTGCCTGCCGGCCTGCTCTGCGGGGCAGGCCGAAGTTCTGGTAAGCTCTGATCTCGCCACCCAGGCCCGCTGTCACAATCACCATACCCCATGCTGTCGCCTGCACTGTGCCGTTGCTGTTCCCGCCGTCGAACCAGGACCAGGATGATGACCAGGAAGCGGTCGAGGGGTTTGCTGCAGCAGAGATGGATGGTGAGTCACTGCAGTACCTTATTGATGAGGAGGCTGCTGAGTTGAATGAATCGCCGATCCCCATTCCTGAGTCGAGCCTCGAGAGCTGAGCCATCTCCTCCTCTGGCGGGGTCGATGCTCTGTCAATGGCATTCGCCTTCTTGGGAAGAGGTGGCAGCTGTCTCTTACTGTTTACGCAAGGTGAAACCGTATTCCTCAGCGAATGCTAGACGAGTAAGGCATATAATTCGAGAATCGAACGCGGTTATGTGCAGTATAACTATTCCCCGGATACTAACCTAGCACCAATGGGTCCTGGATGaaggttctctctctcttcctggGTCGGTGATCCGGCAGAAGAGGCtggaggtggtggcgtggTGGACCGTTTTGAGTGGCGCTTCGAGTGCACTGTCATGGGCGGCGGTTCCCCTCTTATGGTGCCAGGCCACGGGATCGCCACCGAGACATCCTTGCATTGGAATTGCTCATATGATCGGACGTTCACAACGCCCTTCGTCTTCCCGTGATGGGCTTCCTGATGTTTCCATACATAGACATGAGAGTCCTCACTGGCGCAAACGATGTACTTTCCGTCCTGCGTGAAAGAAGCTGCGATTTGGCTGCTTGTATTCCGGAAACCTGAAGATATGAGGGACAGAATACCGAACTTCAGTCAAAATCTCATGGCAGAGatcaaaataagaaataatacgACTGAACAAACATGATATCCTGGAATATACCTCTGAACTTATGAGTGACATCCGAACCGTCCAATATGCGAATGCGGGAATCAGCGGATGTGATTAGAACTTCTGAGGGATTCCACGGCGAAAACTGCCTCCAAAGATGTGAAATGAATTGAGTTTCTTCAGCTTGTTATGTGGAACCTCAATCTAGAACCGGAAGCTAAATCGGCATTAGTTTTAATTACCTGGAAACCTGTTATCTTTTTCGCGTGGGACTTTTTCTTGTTCGATATCTCCACCTGGCTTGTCTGTGTCAGCTTGCAATCTATACGAACCGAGAAACAATACATAAGGCTCCTCATTTGAAGATCAATTTCTTCGTATAAAGAAcgaagtgattttttttttctccaccCTCAAATTCAGATAAAGCAACATCTGTATCTGCACTGATACCAATAGGACCTTCGGTTTTCCGAGGAACCGCATACCTTCAGCGCTGTAGACCCGACAGCTCCCCTTATGGGATCCAATTATGGCACCCTTCATATCAACATAATTACACTCAATTAGAAGACTGGAAAAGCGGCTGCCTCATTTGTTTTGCAGCGATTAAGCTTTGCTTTTAGATCCCAAGTGTATGTAATCGCTAGAACAAACAAAAGGCGAACCTCGCCATCGGGAGTGTAGCAAACTGCGGTGACCATTTCATGGATATCGGTCCAGTCCACGACTTGACGATCTGGGATGTTCCAAATTCGGACCTTTGAGTCGAGGGAACCGCTGATGAAGTATCTGTCGTCTATCGGATTGAACTGTATGCAGGTTACTGCACAATCAGATAACGAGGTCATAAATTATCCCGTGATACGAGTTTAATAATATGGACTGAAGATAGAAGAGCCGAAGAGGGACAATACCGTAGTCATTGTGGGCAAATAATTTTAGGCAGCTCATTGTGTCCAAATCCCATAGCCTAACTGTTTTGTCCATTGAAGATGAGAGCAGCAACTGCAGGTCCACAAATACATCAAAAATCTCTGAGTAACTTTCGGCAATTATCGGTTTGATTTTGCACTGGTCAGAAGTTGCATCGGAAATGTATATCGTGCTTGTTTTGACAAGCATAGACCCACCCATTCGCGACAATACGGAACAGGAACAAACAGAACATAGGATTATAGGAAATTGCTGTCAGGGGAAGCTAACCTGAGATCTGGACCAGGAAAGATCCAAGACATCATCCAAGTGACCTTTAAAAGAGCAGACAGGTCTCTCCGATAGTCCAAAGACCGTCTCCGGCACATAAACGTAGTCAGGAATCCCCTTCTTATTCTGCGACCCTTTCccctttttcttcctctccGATGGGGCAGGAGACAATGGACCTGGGGAACACATCATCCCTGAGCCCTCGTAACGATCAGGGGTGTTACAAGCCGAAGCCGAAGCCGAAGGATGCAGTGGGGTCCAGCTCCACTCATCAGGCCTCATCGACATGAGCTCGCACTCCTGAACTTCCCAGACATGGATCACCCGATCCTCTCCTGCACTAGCTAGATAGTGCGCGTCCAAGCTGAACCGGATGGTCCATATCGAGCCCTCATGGGCCTGGATCTCCTGGCACAGCTGCAACGCGCTGAGCTCCCTGTAGGATTTCCCATGCTGCCGGACCCTGACCCATTCAGAGGATGGGGTTGGGCTAGCGCTCTTCCCCGGCTTCTGGTCCGGGAAAGGTTggctctccctctctctgtcCCCAATCAGACCACTCATAGAATTCGCCACACCCTTGATGTTCTTCAATAAGGCGACCCCGCTCCTCTTGCTCAGCCTCAGGCTCTTCGAGAGGTACGAGTTCGTGTTATATTTCCGTTCGCTCGCTCCTATTCCTCCGTTGGCCATCCGAGAAACGTTTTCCCTCCGCATTAGCTCCTTGACTACGGGGGAATATCCCACGCTCTTCTCGAACTCATCCATCGTGAGTTGCTTCCCGGTCTGCAGATCACTGAGCCGGTTCCACATCCCCTCGTTGTCATACTCATTCACGATGAACTCTTTCCCGGTGTCCAAATTCTTTATCAAGAAGATGGCACCAAAGCGGCTATTCGATAAAACCGAGGACAAACTTCCCTTGTGGCGGAAAGGAGGTGCGGTGGTCCCTTCCTTTGGTGAAACTCTCACGGGGTCCGGGAGCCGACATGCCCGAGTGCAGACTCCCAAGAGGTTGGTGGATGTCCTCGCGAGGCGCTGCTTCGAGGTATTGCTGAAGAATTCTTCTTTCCGTTTGGCAACGGATGGGAAATCTATGTCCCCATCCGACCTCGACCGGACAAGGATTGCCGGCGGGAGGGGAGAGGAGCTGGACTGATCCCGCTTCAATGCCTCACCGCCCTGCGTCCTCTCGACAATAAGTGGGGAGACCTGGCAGTTCCCGCCAAACTTATTCGAGACGGCACGCTGGAGCTCGGCGCTGGCGAGCCTCAAGAGCTGCTTGTCGGAGAGTCCGAATCCCATCCCATGGAAGAGCCGCTTCCGCCGCTCATTGATCGAGCCAGGCTCTGCCATCCAAACATTGTAGTCTTCACGGGAGACAGACGCGATGGGGGAGGACGTGGAGGCCCGAGTACCCGAGAGGCAGCGGTAATCCTCTCCGACGGAGGAGATGGCGGATGCGAAGGACATCCTCGGGTCTTCGaactcttcatcttcatcggACGAGGAGCCAGAGGAGGCGAGGTCGACAGCGACCACGGAGGACAGCCGGTCGCACGACTCGAAGAACCGGTCATCATCGTCCTCGTCCCCAAGGCCGGCCCAGTTCACCGAGATCGTCCGGCGGTGCCCATTGTCGCTCATTGATGATGTGAATCCCGATTTGCTCCGATTGAATTGGActgaatgagagagagagagagagagagggagagggattGAGGAGATTTTTGACTATCCTTACCTTTTCTCCTAAATTCCTATGACTGATggcgatgatgatgatgccaTGGTTGGGTTGAGAGGGAAGGGGAGGGAAATGGAGAAGAAtggaagagagaaaaagaaggggCGGTTACCGTTATGGTGTGCAATGATTTATTAGTTAGCCAAAAAATAGGAAACGGTCAAACGTCAAACCTAGCAATGTCTTTTGTCTTTCCTCCCCCCATTATTATTTGCATTGCATGTCTTCACGACTCATTTATGTCTTCGCATGACAATTACAAATTGGTCCAATCTTCGGCCCCATCGGGCATATAAAGGAACCATCATTTCCTATAACactaatcattcttcgccatcTTACATCTTTACGGGAATTTCTCAACTCATTCTCATAGGGTACCGATCTGATCCTAATGATGACGtgattcttctttttttctttgagatCTTGAAATGTTATGAGGACACCAAGTAAATGTTAAAGAAGGTGTGAAAGCGATATGATCACGTAAATTAACGTTACTCTTTTTCCTCGAGAAGCTAGTTTGTGGATCACTACAACCGAGTATACTAACAATGTTGTCATTAAGATAATAGGCGTTGACTATGATTGATTTTGGTGAAAGTGGCTAACAAGTCGGACCAAATTTTAGCCCTACAAGCATCAGATCACAAGGATGAGATGGATCAATGGCGTCCACGGTCGCCATTGATCCAAAAAAACTCGACATATGTTGAAAACGATTGAAAAGGTTTTTCCAGCGCCTTCTTCACGCAGCGCAAAAGAATCTCACAATCGAATATATGTAGTTTGGCTTTGTAAGCAGGAAAATGTCCTATAATGCCCCGGAAAGGCTCGATCAAAAAGGGATACAATGAAAAAGAATACCTTAACAGATGAACAGAAGCATTCCGTTCTGGCCTGCCTTATAGCCAGAAACGACCAGTCAATTACTTGCTGGTTCGATAATATCATTATTTATTCACTCCTCAAGTTTTGCCAAGCAGGGACCTTCGttcaaaatggaaagttaATTGGGTTGGCCTGCACGGCCTTCTGGACGAGCTCCGTCTGCTCCTTAACGTGGACCTGATAGAACCCTGTGGCTGTGGCAGCTGATGGAGCCCTGCCCACATATTTGATGTCCTCAAAAGTCCCGCGGCCAAGGTCTCTCATGGCCGTGCTGAGGCGGGGTGCGATGTAGCTGTAAGCCCCCATGTTCATTGGCTCTTCCTGGCACCAGACGATCTCCGCATCTGAAATCAAAAGGAATGAAAGGTGAATAGTTAGTCGTCGGTTGATGTTCATGTCATATAGACACAATTTTAGAGCCTAGGACAAATGGTACTGGCAGGGACAGCAACTAGCATTAGAATTTGCGTTAAAATTGCACAAGAAATCCTTCATTCATTTTTTCGGTTCATATCACATGATATGTTAGAACAACTTCTCGAGATAGCTAGGAAATACGAACTACATACTTGGATATCGCTTCAGTTCCCTTTGGATTAGGTCATATGGGAAGGGGCACAGCTGCTCAACCCTACAGATAGCGACATCCTTTGCTCCGACCTTTTTCCGCTCATCGTCCAGCTCATAGTAGACCTGCAAGGCGATCACAGATAATTCTTACACCTGATAAACAGGGGAAGTaaataaaaagtgaaaattttggaACTACCAAAGTGACCAAATCTTTTTAGGGGAAAAGAAGACCTAGCAAAGCTAGTAGAGAGCCGAGTACCTTCCCAGAGCAAAGAACGAGGCGCCTAATGCCCTCCTCAAGATCAGAATGGTCATTCTGGTCCTTGATGAGCCGCTTAAATCTAGTTCCCTGCTTATCAAAACCTGGGTGACCTTGCACATCGTCGAATTCGGATAAATTTGACTTGCAGTCCTTGTGGCGGAGCAAGTTCTTAGGAGCCATCACAATAAGAGGCTTACGGAAATCCCTGTGGATCTGTCAAAAAAATAGCagcaaaacaacaaaatgtcATAAAagatgttaaaaaaaaaatgatactaTATGCACAATGGTTACAAACCTAAATCTTTAGACTCACCTGACGCCGCAAAACATGGAAATAATTAGCAGGAGTTGTGGCGTTCACCACCTGCCAATTGCATTCTTGAATTTGTTTCCTGAGAGTCGGTTCCATCTCAGGGATCACATAAGGATTATCATCACTCATCTGATATCAAATACATTAAACAGTTAATAATTACATGGCCAAATTCAGGAGAAGAAGGGGCTGATTTTTTAGAAGACAGAGAACTTGTCGAgtgagaaaatgaaaatttaaagataTTACCTGAAGGAAACGTTCCAAACGCGCACTTGAATGTTCAGGGCCCTGGCCATCATAACCATGAGGAAGCAAAACCGCAAGCCCAGTTTGGCGCAACCATTTTGATTCTCCACTGCTCAAGAACTGATCAAATATTACTTGAGCCCCATTTGCAAAATCACCAAATTGGGCTTCCCAAATCACCAGGGAATTGGGGTTCTCCATTGAGTAACCCAACTCAAATCCTAGAACACCAAACTCCGACAGAGAGCTGCAGAAAATACAGTAGGAGAAACAGTGTCACAAAACAATTAAGTACAGCACTCTTATTGATAGAGTTGGTTCTGCAAGTATCTCTTGTTTGAGCTATCAGGCAAAGCATTACTTACACAATTGCAAAACACAAAGTTGAACACCAAAAGAGGAAAGCAAATTTTACAAACTACTTGCTTGAAATGCCAAGGTATAAAAGGCAATgagtaaaaaaagaagaaaagaacaaattccctctttatttatttatttatttatttatttttggtttttccCCCAGCGGGCGCCGGGGGGCGGGGGGGAGTACCTGTTGCTCACAGTGAACATTTCGTCATTTTGATTACTCAGGACATGATCCAATGGGCAGTACTTCTCCCCAGTTTCCTGATCATGAAGTACAGAATGCCGATGACTGAAAGTACCTCTCTCAACATCCTGACCACTCAGTCTAACATGATTGCCTTCCACCAACAACGtggcaaaagcaagtgcttcTGCAACTGCCCAATCGATACCTTCCCCAGTTTCAATCATTTGTGCACGTTGTTCATAGACCTTCTTTACTCCTCTGTGAGGCTTGAAGTTCTCAGGTAAAGTTGTGATTGCTTTCCCAACATTTTTCAATATCTCTGGCTTCACACTGCATAAAAGCATCGAGAATTATAAATAAGAGTAGATAAAAGCAACAAATGAATGGCAACGGCAAACGAAAAACTACCCGGTGTTCCTGACACGTGAAAGCTGCTCAGGTGACTTGAACCCAAACCAGTGAGAAGAGAGCCAGTCCCTCCTTTTGGGTACATAATCTTTACTGGCCACGAATTCTTCATTCAGGATCAAATTAACTTTACTCTGTATCTTGTCAATGTCATCTTTGGTAACCTGCCCAGATTCTAACAGTTTCTTCTGGTATATTTCGAGAGAAGAAGGATGACTCCGAATGATCTGTTGGCACCAACAGAAAGAGATTGTCAAATTTCTAATACAATAAGAAAGGACCAAAAGCCCGCTAAGGGAAGCAACCAAGTGATCTTGGACAACTTTTCTCAATTGAGGGCCAGAACTTTAAATGGTCACTGCTATGATAAAGTATGGGTTGAACTGCACACCTTGTACATCTTTGGCTGAGTGAAGGAAGGCTCATCAATCTCATTGTGTCCATATCGTCGATAACAGACTAAATCAACCACAACATCAGAATGGAAAGTTTGACGCCACTCTGCTGCGAGTTCACAGGCATGAACAACTGCCTCCACATCATCGCCATTCACATGAAATATTGGAACATTCAATGCCTTTGCAACATCTGTGCAGTACTGAGACGATCTCCCAGCTCTTGGATCAGTAGTGAAAGCAACTTGATTGTTGACAACGATATGAATCGTACCGCCAGTTGTATAATTAGGAAGAGCACTAAGATGAAGAGTTTCGTACACAACTCCCTGCCCTGCAAAGCTACCATCCCCATGAATCAAAATAGCCATGTTCTTTGTCCGATCAACATCATTGGAGTAATACTGTTTTGCCCTTGTCTTCCCAACAACAACTGGATCAACAGCTTCCAAATGACTTGGATTTGCAACCAAGGACAGATGTATTCTCTTCCCGCCCCGAGTTGGCCGATCATAGGACGTACCTAAGTGGTATTTCACATCACCAGTACCAGTGTAAAGTCCAACTTCATCGACAGGCTTTGTACCGCCACTGAACTCACTGAAGATCTGTCTGAGTGGCTTGCGGACAACATTTCCTAAAACATTTAATCTGCCTCTATGAGGCATTCCAATAACAATACTTTCAACCCCAAGATACGCAGCTCTATCAAACATTTCCTTCATGCCTGGAATCAGAGTCTCTCCACCTTCAAGACCAAATCTTTTGGCAGTAGTCCATTTGGTAGCCAGGAAGTTCTCAAACTGCGTGCTCCAAATAAGCCTATCCAGAATAACTTCGCGGCGTTGGCGATTGTATTGCATTGGAGTTGGGGTTTCAATTTTGTCTCTCAGCCAGTTGCATTTCTCACGGTCAGCGATGTGCATATATTCAAATCCGATGCTTCCACAATAAGCCTGCTCAAGCCTTGTCAGTATAGACCTCAGTGTCTGGACCGGCCGGTTCTCAGATAAGAAACCGGCCATCCTCCACACCCCAATGAAAAACTCTCTATCCAAATCGGCTTCTGTAAAACCATAAAGAGCAAGATCCAATTCATCAGGGATTTCTCTTTCTtccagacccagtggatccaACTTGGCTTTCATGTGACCATTGACTTGGTAAGCCCTCACAAGCAACAGCAGACGCATGCTCTCCTGGATTGTCTGACCAGAAATTCCAGGAGAAGTAGCCGCCTGACCCACAAAGTTTCTAAAGAAATTATCCCATGATTCGTCAACACTGTTGGGGTCTGCCTCCCAAGCCCTTTGAAGCTCTTCTAGGTATACACTGCTGGTCCCATCTAAGAAGCTATCGGTCAACCTGGACAGGGGCACAGGTCGAGGGACTGGGGCAGACTGCGCCTTCTGCCTAAAAACTGTGGCGTGAAAGTAACGACTCTGGGATGGAAGAGCTCGTGTTCTTGCTGCATATGATCCACCCTGAGCAAGAGTCCTCCTAATTGCAAGCTTTGCCGCACAAGACCCAGCCCTAAACCACGCCATACTTAAACGGGCAAATGATTCTCCGTGTTCAGACCTCAAACAtcaaagtatatatatgtgcttaATCTGAAAGAAGGGCAGTGTACGAAAAAGATTAGAAGAACAGATATGAAACACTACGGCAGTGCTGATGACTCGGTAGTAAATCAAACTAGTAAAAGAACATACAaggaaaaattaacaaatgtAATGGAAGGAACTCCACTAAACACAAATGAAAAATTCCATCGTCTTGAAACTCGAGCTCAAGATCGAGTAGATACAAATGAGCTCGAGCCCGAACCTGAGCATATTCATTTCAAACACAATCAGAAACCGCGTCCACTCCttataaaaagagaaattcaACATCAACAGAACAGCTTCATTCATCTCTTTTGCTTTCTGAAAAACTGAAAGGAATACAGGGAAAGCATTTCAAGAACTCAATTCAAATAGGTCTGTCCATACAACATGAGGATCAAACAAACATATTCTATGAAT
The sequence above is drawn from the Punica granatum isolate Tunisia-2019 chromosome 5, ASM765513v2, whole genome shotgun sequence genome and encodes:
- the LOC116208372 gene encoding WD repeat-containing protein 44; this translates as MSDNGHRRTISVNWAGLGDEDDDDRFFESCDRLSSVVAVDLASSGSSSDEDEEFEDPRMSFASAISSVGEDYRCLSGTRASTSSPIASVSREDYNVWMAEPGSINERRKRLFHGMGFGLSDKQLLRLASAELQRAVSNKFGGNCQVSPLIVERTQGGEALKRDQSSSSPLPPAILVRSRSDGDIDFPSVAKRKEEFFSNTSKQRLARTSTNLLGVCTRACRLPDPVRVSPKEGTTAPPFRHKGSLSSVLSNSRFGAIFLIKNLDTGKEFIVNEYDNEGMWNRLSDLQTGKQLTMDEFEKSVGYSPVVKELMRRENVSRMANGGIGASERKYNTNSYLSKSLRLSKRSGVALLKNIKGVANSMSGLIGDRERESQPFPDQKPGKSASPTPSSEWVRVRQHGKSYRELSALQLCQEIQAHEGSIWTIRFSLDAHYLASAGEDRVIHVWEVQECELMSMRPDEWSWTPLHPSASASACNTPDRYEGSGMMCSPGPLSPAPSERKKKGKGSQNKKGIPDYVYVPETVFGLSERPVCSFKGHLDDVLDLSWSRSQLLLSSSMDKTVRLWDLDTMSCLKLFAHNDYVTCIQFNPIDDRYFISGSLDSKVRIWNIPDRQVVDWTDIHEMVTAVCYTPDGEGAIIGSHKGSCRVYSAEDCKLTQTSQVEISNKKKSHAKKITGFQFSPWNPSEVLITSADSRIRILDGSDVTHKFRGFRNTSSQIAASFTQDGKYIVCASEDSHVYVWKHQEAHHGKTKGVVNVRSYEQFQCKDVSVAIPWPGTIRGEPPPMTVHSKRHSKRSTTPPPPASSAGSPTQEERENLHPGPIGASKRQLPPLPKKANAIDRASTPPEEEMAQLSRLDSGMGIGDSFNSAASSSIRYCSDSPSISAAANPSTASWSSSWSWFDGGNSNGTVQATAWGMVIVTAGLGGEIRAYQNFGLPRRAGRQANLF
- the LOC116208081 gene encoding 2-oxoglutarate dehydrogenase, mitochondrial-like: MAWFRAGSCAAKLAIRRTLAQGGSYAARTRALPSQSRYFHATVFRQKAQSAPVPRPVPLSRLTDSFLDGTSSVYLEELQRAWEADPNSVDESWDNFFRNFVGQAATSPGISGQTIQESMRLLLLVRAYQVNGHMKAKLDPLGLEEREIPDELDLALYGFTEADLDREFFIGVWRMAGFLSENRPVQTLRSILTRLEQAYCGSIGFEYMHIADREKCNWLRDKIETPTPMQYNRQRREVILDRLIWSTQFENFLATKWTTAKRFGLEGGETLIPGMKEMFDRAAYLGVESIVIGMPHRGRLNVLGNVVRKPLRQIFSEFSGGTKPVDEVGLYTGTGDVKYHLGTSYDRPTRGGKRIHLSLVANPSHLEAVDPVVVGKTRAKQYYSNDVDRTKNMAILIHGDGSFAGQGVVYETLHLSALPNYTTGGTIHIVVNNQVAFTTDPRAGRSSQYCTDVAKALNVPIFHVNGDDVEAVVHACELAAEWRQTFHSDVVVDLVCYRRYGHNEIDEPSFTQPKMYKIIRSHPSSLEIYQKKLLESGQVTKDDIDKIQSKVNLILNEEFVASKDYVPKRRDWLSSHWFGFKSPEQLSRVRNTGVKPEILKNVGKAITTLPENFKPHRGVKKVYEQRAQMIETGEGIDWAVAEALAFATLLVEGNHVRLSGQDVERGTFSHRHSVLHDQETGEKYCPLDHVLSNQNDEMFTVSNSSLSEFGVLGFELGYSMENPNSLVIWEAQFGDFANGAQVIFDQFLSSGESKWLRQTGLAVLLPHGYDGQGPEHSSARLERFLQMSDDNPYVIPEMEPTLRKQIQECNWQVVNATTPANYFHVLRRQIHRDFRKPLIVMAPKNLLRHKDCKSNLSEFDDVQGHPGFDKQGTRFKRLIKDQNDHSDLEEGIRRLVLCSGKVYYELDDERKKVGAKDVAICRVEQLCPFPYDLIQRELKRYPNAEIVWCQEEPMNMGAYSYIAPRLSTAMRDLGRGTFEDIKYVGRAPSAATATGFYQVHVKEQTELVQKAVQANPINFPF